Part of the Benincasa hispida cultivar B227 chromosome 11, ASM972705v1, whole genome shotgun sequence genome, atatgaaatatgtattctttttccttttctagggtttttttcccattggatttttcttaataaggttttaacgagacatatttcatatatatatatgggcagggaagtattataaatatcataaaaatagatgcTTAATGTTTATTGTCCTAAAAgccatgtgtcatttttcatattatccatATGCTTTGTAataattcatgtttggtgtccatgtaagttcacattctacttgccactttgcctataaatagtgacatttggtggatctcaATATAATGCACATTGatgagaaatccacttcaaaattccattaattttcacatccaattttatagttttagttattttattttatttattattatataaatatattattgtattatattttttcatattcGTGTTCCCATCGTGCTCCTCAATGAAATGAAAACCAATATTTTACTTGCATCACAAAGCACCACTCAACGATAAATGATTTATTCGTGATTGTGGATCTCTCTCATCGTAAATTGATGACACTTCGAACACGATTTCAAATTCGAAAAAAGTCAAAACATCCTGAAATTTTAACGATAGACaagaatttgtaatttttttaatataaaaatcagGATGTGCCAAATTTggtatgaaaagaaaaatcaactgTCAACCAAACGGCCAGTTTCGAACCTGCGCCGAGGAAGAGGAACCAAAGAAAGAATATGAGACTTCTCTCTCAAACATTTCGTACCCAAAAACCCTCAAATTCAAATTCACAGCTTtccaaatcttcttcttcctcaactaAGGATCCAATATTGATCGTCAAATCAGAGCCGAAGCCGAAGCAATGGTGTGTGTATCTCATCATCTCCTCCAATTCCCCCATCAAAACCTATGTAGGCGTCACCCTCGACTTCGATCGGCGGTATCTCGAATTTCTTCCCTTGCGCTTCTTCTTTGAACCACATATTACATGATTTGATGTTGAAAATTTATCTGGGTCGTATCCGATTAGCCTCAAAAAGTGATATTTCGTGCTTTAAGCTTAGCTATTTGACTTGATATTGTTAAATCATCGATTCAAGCTCTAAAGAATGGTTATCAATGTTAAGTTGAGAGGAAATGACATAACACTATATTTATCACCAATCAAAAAGCTCGAGCTTACATTGGTGGATTATGGTGGttttaatattttgtcaatACGATACACTACACAGCTCGTAACTAGGTGAGATAGTGCAATTTCTTTGAAGAAACATGCTCAAATTGTGTCGTTTGTTATGGATATAACCTTCTCTAAAGAATGGTTATCAATTTTAAGTGGAGAGGAAATGACATAACACTATATCATTTTTTATCACCAATCAAAAAGCTTGAGCTTACATTGGTGGATTATGGTGGttttaatattttgtcaatACTATACACTACACTGCTCGTaactaggtgaaatagtcaatttctTTGAAGAAACATGCTCAAATTGTGTCGTTTGTTATGGATATAACCTTGTAAAGTTTCGATTGGTGCATGTATGAAATAATGATATTAAACTAAAACAAGAATACCATATTCATGCATATTGAATTGTTAGAATTAAGAATATAAACGATCAAACCTAGAACAACAATTCAACGTTCAAAGTAAGATCCTCCTCAACTAAACACACAAGAGTTCTAAATTCTTTATATGAAATGGGAAGCAAGAGAATTGAATATGTTTAGCATATTGGAGACCATAATCCTTTCATCCTATTTATAAACCTTTCACTGGACCCTATTAATCCAGTAAGAGTTATTGGGTATCCACTTAATAAAACTCCATACTCCATAATAGTTTATGAGCCTATTTAATTATAGGCTATTTTAATTAGCCCATTTAAATAGCCAAATAATATAAGTATACCAATATGTTGTCCACATTttgattatcacaataaaattgattaaatattctAACGGTGTGAAGATGGGGTtgttcattgaaaaaaaaaacttgggcCTTAGTTGTTGAACTCTCGATTAATCAGTTGAGGTATTGATTTTCAGTATACTTTGTAAGTTAGGGAAAGTCTTGGGATGATA contains:
- the LOC120090416 gene encoding structure-specific endonuclease subunit slx1 isoform X3 gives rise to the protein MRLLSQTFRTQKPSNSNSQLSKSSSSSTKDPILIVKSEPKPKQWCVYLIISSNSPIKTYVGVTLDFDRRLKQHNGEIKGGAKATRTGRPWLCACTIHGFKDQGQGFFLFLIRGDGPLTLLHRFL
- the LOC120090416 gene encoding structure-specific endonuclease subunit slx1 isoform X2 is translated as MRLLSQTFRTQKPSNSNSQLSKSSSSSTKDPILIVKSEPKPKQWCVYLIISSNSPIKTYVGVTLDFDRRLKQHNGEIKGGAKATRTGRPWLCACTIHGFKDQGQGPDVLKAAESIDEINILFITLDLSSSSL